The genomic stretch ATGGCCTTGGCGTGGAACAGGTGAAACTCACCCGTGTCCCGCGTATAGCACAGCGCGCCGCACACCGCGTCGCCGTCCTTGAACAGATGCGTGACCGTCATTTCCATGAAGATCTCGGCCGGCATATGCACCAGCTTGTCCTGCAGCGTGCGGATCATTTCCAGGCCCGTGCGGTCGCCCACGTGCGCCAGGCGCGGATAGGTATGCCCCCCGAAATTGCGCTGCTGAATCAGCCCGTCCTTGGTGCGGTCGAACACCGCGCCCCACTCTTCAAGCTCGAGCAGCCGGTCCGGCGCTTCCTTGGCGTGGATTTCCGCCATGCGGTAGTCGTTCATCATCTTGCCGCCCTTCATCGTGTCGCGGAAGTGCGTCTTCCACGAATCACGCGGGTCGGCATTCGCCAGCGCCCCAGCCGCGCCGCCTTCGGCCATCACGGTATGCGCCTTGCCCAACAGCGACTTCATAACCACCGCGGTCTTCGCACCCATCGCCGCCGATTCAATCGCCGCGCGCAATCCCGCGCCGCCGGCGCCAACCACCAGCACATCGGTTTCGTGTGTGATGTAATTTGCCATTAGAAGAACCTCACATCGGCGCACTTGCCCATGGCAATCATGCGAATGTAGAAATCGGCGAAGCCCACCGCAATCAGGCTGGCCCAGAAAAAGAAGTTGTGGAACTGGTTCAGCCAGCTCACGCCCTTCCACCCTTCATATCGCAGATGCCCGGCCTTGGCGCAGGAGAAGCAGTCCACATTGCCGCCGAGCAGGTGGCGGAAGGAATGGCAGCTCGCCACGTACAGCGTCAGCAGAATCGTATCCGCCGCCACCACCAGCGAGCCGATGCTCATGCCGAAACCGCCTTCAAAATGAAACGCATCATAGAAGTGCTTCCAGTGAAACAGCACCAGCAGCACGATCAGGTAGAAGAAATAGCGGTGCAGGTTGTTGATCACCCACGGAAACGCCGTCTCTCCTTTGTACCCGCGATCCGTTCCTTTGCCCACGGCGCACCCCGCCGGATTCAGCAGAATCGAACGGTAATAGGCCTTGCGCCCGTAGTAACAGGTCACGCGGAATGCAATCGGCAGCCACACTACCCAGAACGCCGGGAAATACCGAAACGCCGCCACTCCCGGGAACATCTCGTGAAAGTTCGGGGAGTAGAACGGGGACAGGAAATGCGCACCGTCCAGATCGTAATAATAACGGTCGGGACCGGCCGCCGGATTCACAATCGCCGCAATCGTCGCGTAGATCACGAATCCGGTAAAAACCAGGAACATTGCCGATGGAGTCGCCCACCACGAGTCGCGCCGGAAGGTCTGACCGAGGCGATCCTTCATCGCAGGTGTAGTGTAAGCCATGATGCATCCAGACTTGAAAGGAAAGAAATAAGAGTGTGTGCAGCGGAAGAAAAAGAAGGGAACAGGTTTGCCCTGCTGGAATTCGTGGACAGGATTCGGGTTCTTTGTTCCCTCCACTTTAGTGGGGGGATTCAGGGGGGTGGCCGAAGGGCCATCCGCTGCCCACTCGAATCCTGCACCCTTTTCCCGGATAAACAAAAAGCGCAGCGAACTCACGCCCACCGCGCTTTTCTGAAGATCAGAACGCGGCCTTCAAACGCCGCCAGGTATCGATGAGGCTCTCCGAAATCACTTTCGTGTCCGCCACCACCGACATGAAGTTCGCATCGCCGCTCCAGCGCGGCACGATATGGTAATGCAGATGATCCACAATTCCCGCTCCGGAAGCCCGGCCCAGGTTCATCCCGATGTTGAACCCGTGCGGCGAGAGCGATTTAGCCAGCGCCGCGTGCGACCTCGCGATCAAGGAATCGAGTTCGAGGTGCTCGTCCGCGGCCAGGGACGCAAAATCGCCCGTATGCCGCGTGGGAACCACCATCAAATGACCGGTATTGTACGGGAAGAGGTTCATGACCACGAAGGCATGCCCGCCGCGGTAGATGATGAGATTGCGCTCATCCTCCGCCTCGGCGAGCATCCTGCAGAAGACACAGCCCTCGTCGTTCTGTTTGACCGTGGACATAATATACGGCATCCGCCAGGGGGCCCAAAGGCGATCCACAGGCTTCTCTCCTATTCTTCTTCCTTCTCTTCCACATACTCGGCCACGAGACGCTGCTGGATTTCCGGCGGCACCTCTTCATAGTGAGAGAAGTTTTGCGTCGCCGCGCCGCGTCCCTGCGACATCGAGCGCAGGGCGGTGGCGTAGCGGTACAGCTCCTTCTGCGGCACCTTGGCGCGAATAATCTGGTAACGGCCTTCACTCTCCATGCCGAGAATCTTTCCGCGGCGGGAAGACAGATCGCCCATCACGTCGCCCATATACTCTTCGGGCACCTTGACCATCAGATCAAAGACAGGCTCCAAAATCACCGGCTTGGCCTTCTTGAACGCCGCGCGGAATCCGAGCCGCCCGGCAATCTTGAACGCCATTTCCGACGAGTCCACATCGTGGTACTTGCCGTCAAACGCCGTCACACGCACGTCCACCACCGGATAGCCGGCAATCACGCCGCGCGGGGTGGTGTCCTGAATACCCTTGTCCACGGCCGGCACAAACTTGGTGGGAATGGCGCCGCCCACAATCGCGTCCACAAACTCGTAGCCTTCGCCGCGCGGCTTGGGCTCCAGCTTCAGCCACACCAGACCGTACTGGCCGCGTCCGCCCGACTGCTTCTTATGCTTGCCTTCGGCGTCGGCGCTGCCGCGAATCGTCTCGCGGTAAGGAACCTTCGGCTCCACCATGTCCGCATCCACATTAGTGCGCTCTTTCAGGCGGGAAAGAATGTTGTTCAGGTGCAGGTCGCCCTGTCCCTTCAAAACCATCTGCCCCAGTTCCGCGTCCTGATACAGCGTAAAGCTCGGATCTTCCGCCCGCAGCGCGTTCAAGCCGCTGGCGATCTTGTCCTCGTCGCCCTTATTCTTGGGAACCACGGCGGTCTCAAGCACCGGCTCGGGGAAGGCGATGTCCGCAAACTGCACGGGCCGCTTGGAATCGCACAGCGTGTCGCCTGTGCGCGTCGTCTTCAGCTTCACCATCGCACCGATTTCGCCCGCAATGAATTGCTCCGCCGGAATACGGGTCTTGCCGCTGATGTAGAAAATCTGACCGACCTTTTCCGTCTTGCTCTGGTTGGGATTGAGCAGATCCGCACCCTGCATCACCTTGCCCGAATAGACGCGTACAAAGGAAAGTTCGCCCACGTGGGCCTCGGCGGTCGTCTTGAAACAGAAGGCCGAGAACGCCTCGTTCGCGTCGGCTTTGACTTCGATCTGCGTCCCGTTGTTCGGTCCCTTGCCGATAACCGGCGGCCGGTTCAGCGGCGACGGCCCGTAAGTCGTCAGGAACTCCACATATCGCGAAACGCCGATATTGCGCGCACCCGAACCGCATAACACCGGGAAGAAGGTCCCCTTGGCGATGCCCTGCCGGATGCCGCGCTCGAAGTCTTCGTCGCTGAGTTCGCCGTTCTCGAAGAACTTCTCCAGCAACGCGTCATCAGCCTCCGCCGCCACTTCCATAAGCTGCGCGCGCAAAGCGTCCGCCCGCTCCTTGGCCGCGGCACTCAGCGGCTGCTCCGTGACCTTGCCCGACCCGTCATCCTGATAATGATATTCCTTCATCGTGAGCGCGCTGGCGATCACGTTAAAACCCAATCCCGCGTTCACCGGAAACTCAATCGGGCTGACGTGCGTGCCGAACTCCTCGCGCAACCCGTCCACCGTCTCGTTCCACTTGATGTGTTCCCGGTCAAGCTTCGTCACATAAAACATGCGCGGCAGCCCCAGCTCGGTCGCCATGTTGAAAACGCGCGAATGCCCGATGTCGTGCCCCGTGCTCCCGTCCACAACCAACACCGCCAGATCCACCGCCCGCAGGCTGGAAAAGACTTCGCCCACGAAGTCCGCAAATCCCGGTGTGTCAATACAGTTAATCACGTGGTCGTGGTGCGTGCCCCGCAGCACTCCCGCCGTAATCGACATTTGCCGCTCCATCTCCTGCTTGCTGTAATCGGAAACGGTCGTGCCCTCTTCGACTTTACCCATACGGGTGATGACGCCCATGGAGTATAACATGGCTTCCGCGAGCATCGTCTTGCCACTATGGCCATGACCGAAAAGTCCAATGTTTCGAATCTTATCTGTAGACAGTTGAGCCACAACAACCTCCTCGGGGCAGCAATTCACCATTTTCTTCGGGCGGACAAGGCTCATGCCCCGCCCGAAACCTGTAAGCTTATAAAGATAAGCTTATCGCTGAAAGAGTCAAGCCAATTGACGGCTTCAAATGCCTTTGGCCGTCAGTCGCGGCGGACCTTCGCTGCAGCTTTCTGCCGCTTTGAATCCGCGGGCTCATGCAGCATTTTCACAATCTTTACCAACTCATGCACTCTGTCGCGGCATGCCTGCGAAAACAACATCCCACCACCAATTAACGCAATTCTCAAGCGCAGCAACGCGCATCCCTGCGTCCGCCATAAAGCATGTTGTCGTCTGGATTTATGCTTCCACCACAGCCGGTCCATCCCCCCAATCCGCCATCCCAGCACCGGCTGGTGCGGCAGCCTGTTCTGGCGGTAGCCTGATGCCTTGGCGTCCAGATGAATCACCTGCGCCTGCCGCACCGACCAGACTTCCCAGCCCGCTTTTCGCAGCCGGGTGCATAAATCCATCTCCTCGTGGTACAGGAAGAACTCGCCGTCAAATCCGCCGATCTGTTTCACGGCGTCCGTCCGGGCCATCAGCGCCGCGCCGCTGACGCAGTCCACCTGTATCGGTTCGCGCGGTTTATGAACATCCGTCACTTTCAGCCACGTGACCTGTGGCCGCAAGATGGCTTTCAGTTCCGGCAGGAAATTCCAGAATTCCCGGAACAGGCTCGGAAAGCGAAAGGTCGATCCCTGTAGCGATCCATCGGCATAGGTCAGCACCGCCCCCGCTACAGCCGCCGTCGGATTCATCACCATGAAGTCCATCAGTTTTCGGAGCGTTCCAGCCGGAACCACCGCATCCGGATTCAGCGCCAGAAACAGTCCCCCCTGACAGGCCTCGATGGCCTCGTTCATGGCGGCAGCAAATCCAATGTTTCTATCCAGCCGGATTAGCCGCACCTCCGGAAATTGCTCCACCACATAGTCCGCCGAGCCATCCGAGGACGCATTGTCCACCACAATCGTCTCGAACGGTGCTTCATCCGCCACACGGCGGAGCGAGCGCAGGCAGTCCGCGAGCAGGTCCCGCGTATTGTAGGAGACAATCAGGATAGATAAGAGAGGGTGTGACATAGACGGCAAACTCGGGAGGAAGTGAATCTAAAATATGCACTTTTCCCCCCTGAGTTGCAAGCGTGCTGCCGCTCCACGGTCTCCAACGGATGGCCTACAACCTACCACACCGAAAATTTTCTTAATCGAGATCCTCAAGCGTTTCCTGACAAAGAAGTCAACTATTCTAAATGCCTCTCTGCCCACTAAAAACATTTGCTACATCACGCTCTTGCACCCTGATCATATCATTTAAAAATTTATTATTCCGGTATATATGACAGCGATTCCGTTATGGTTTCTAACATTGACAATATGTGAAATAATTCCTAAGTTTAATCGTGACAATAACGATCACTATTCTCCTGTTCAATCAAAACTGTTCCCTATATAGAGGCTCCATCATGCAGATTACTATGACCACTGAGTACGCCGTCCGTGCACTCCTTTATCTCTGCTCCGGAGACGTGAATTCTCCGCGCCGCATCGGAGAGGTGGCATCCGGCGCTCAAGTCCCGGAAAGCTATCTCCGCAAAATCGTCCCCGTGCTCACCAAGGCCGGCTTTGTCAGGTCTTCGGTAGGCGTTACCGGCGGCATCCAGCTCGCCGTCAGCGCCACAGAGCTGACATTACTCGATGTCTTCGAGGCGGTGGAGGGCAAAATGTTTTTGAACAAGTGCCTGATCCACCACAATGTCTGCCACCGCTCGCCCTACTGCGCCGTGCACGTCGTCTGGTCCGGAGTTCAGGAACAGATCAAAACCAGTCTGCGTGCCAAGACCCTCGCCGATCTGGCCACTGAAACCGCCGCCAATTTCGCCAGCTATATGAGCATGGCTGCGGGCGCCAAGGCCGCGCCTGCACCTGTATCCAATTAATCCACTGACTACTCATAAGAACTGCGAAAGGAGTAATCCGTATGAACCTCGATGTCGAACTTTTGTCGCGGATTCAATTCGCGATGACAGTGGGCTTCCACTTTCTATTCCCGCCCATAACCATCGGTCTTGCCTGGCTTCTGGTCATTATCGAATGGCTGGGCTGGCGGAAGAACAGTGCCGACTACGTGCGGCTGGGCAAGTTCTTCGGCAGGATTCTCGCTCTCACCTTTGCCGTGGGTGTTGCGACCGGTATCGTCATGGAGTTCCAGTTCGGCACAAACTGGGCCCAGTATTCCAAGTTTGTCGGTGATATCTTCGGCGCGCCCCTCGCCGCCGAAGGCGTGCTTGCCTTCTTCCTCGAATCCGCCTTCCTCGGGCTCTATCTCTTCGGCAGAAACCGTGTCAGCAAAGGCATGCACTGGTTCTCCAGCCTTATGGTTGCTTTTGGCGCGACGCTGTCCGCATTCTGGATCATTGTCGCCAACTCCTGGCAGCAGACTCCCGCCGGGTACTCGCTGAATGCGACCGCGCACCGTGCCGAGTTGTCCGACTTCTGGGCGGCAGCCTTCAATCCCTCCACCCTGCCGCGCTACTTCCACACGGTAGATGCCGCTCTGATTGCCGGTGCCTTCCTCGTCGCCGGTCTGTCCGCTTACCTCATCCTGCATAATAAGGAAGCGGCACTGGCCCAAAAGTCCATGCGCATTGCGATCATCTTCGGACTCGTTGCCAGTTGCCTCGAGATCTTCCCCTTCGGACATGAGCATGGCCGGCAGGTTGCCGCCACTCAGCCGGAGAAGTTCGCCGCCATGAACGGCCTCTACACCTCCGTCGAAGGTGCGCCCATTGTACTGTTCGCAGTTCCGCAGGATCAGCCGCCACCCGTTCTCCGGGCTGAAATCAAAATCCCCGGCCTTCTAAGCTGGCTGGCCTTCGGTGATGCGCACGCGCATGTGCAGGGAATCAACGAATTCCCTCCGGAGAACATTCCGCCGCTGTTTCTGACCTTCGTTTCGTACCATAATATGGTGCTGCTCGGCATGTACTTTGTCGGCATCATGGTTCTGGCGACCTTCCTGCTGCGTAACGGCGTGTTATTCGAGAAGAAATGGCTGCTCAAACTGTTTGTCTTCTCCATTCCCTTGCCCCTGTTGGCCTGCCAGCTCGGCTGGATGGCCGCAGAGGTTGGCAGGCAGCCTTGGATCGTCTATCATCTTATGCGCACCCGCGACGCCTTCTCCCCGGTGCTCAGTGAAGGCCAGGTCTGGTTCTCTCTTACGTTGCTCACCTTGATGTACGCCTTTCTTGGCGTCACGTATGTCTACCTGCTGAAAAAGAAACTGGCCGTCGGGCCGGTAGCCCTCACCGGAAAGGAGAAGTAAACCCATGGATTTGAACACCATCTGGTTTCTGCTCGTCGGCATCCTGATCATCGGCTATGCCATCCTTGACGGTTACGATCTGGGTATCGGCGCCTTGCACTTTTTCGCCAAAAATGAACGCGAACGCCGCATTCATCTCAACGCCATCGGTCCGCTCTGGGATGGCAATGAAGTCTGGCTGTTGACCGGCGGTGGCGCACTTTTCGCCGCCTTCCCCGTGGTCTATGCTACCGTCTTCAGCGGGCTCTATACGGCCTTAATGCTGCTCCTCGCCGCCCTCATTTTCCGGGCTGTAGCCATCGAATTCCGCAGCAAAGTCGAAGATTCCCGCTGGAGATCCTTCTGGGATTATGCCTTCAGCATCGGCAGCATTTTGCCTGCGGTGCTGCTCGGTATTGCCTTTGGAAACATCCTGCGCGGCCTTCCCCTTGACCAACAGGGTAACTACACCGGCAGCTTCTTTGGTCTGTTGAACCCCTTTTCCGTGCTCGTCGGGCTCGTCAGCCTTGCCGCATTTACCGCACACGGCGCCATCTTTCTCGCCATGAAATCCGATGGCGAACTTCTTAAGCGGCTGTCTGCGCTGATCCCCAAACTCTGGCTCAGCTTCGTCGCCCTCTATCTGGTCGCATCCGTCACCGCGGTCTTCACGGCTCCCTTGCTGTTCGATGATTCCCTGTCAGATCCCCTCTTCTGGATTCTGCTCCTGCCACTCGTCGGAGCCATGCTTTACATGCCTGTTGCGGCCAAGTCGGGAAAATTCTTCCGTGCCTTTATCGCCTCATCGGTCACCATTGCCCTGATGATTGGCGAAGCGGCCCTCAGCCTCTTCCCACGGCTGGTGCCGTCCCTGACCGATGTGCGCTACAGCCTCGACATCTACAATGCGGCCTCCACACCGCAAACGCAAACCATCATGCTGATCATTGCCCTCATCGGCATGCCGCTGGTGCTGCTCTACACCGTTTATATTCATCGCGTCTTCCGTGGTCAGGTCATCCTCCATGAGGACAGCTACTGACGGCTGACCTACATCTTACGCACGCATCGGGGCCGACATTTGTCGGCCCCGATGCGCTCCAAGAGCATTCACCCTCTTTCACACGTCACCAACCCTAACTCGCCCAAGCACGGCCTCGCAGCCTGCTGATGCGCAATGTGCTGTGCTCGGACTTTCGGGAATTCCTGTCATACACAATGTCAATGCGCATGTTCAGAGTTTCATGTGAAACCTCAGATTTCGCAGGCGCACGCAGTCCTGTCTCACTCGGTCGGCACCCCCACAAATCCTATTGCACGTAAGGGAAAGACACAAAAAAGCGCGATACGAACCCGTACCGCGCCATTTACACACCTTTAACCTCTACTGTCCTGCGAGCCTCCGTAAGCGTTTCGAGTGTCCGGTCAGTAGCCTCGACGGCTCCGCTGCCTGTCAGCCGGCGGGCCCATTCTGTGATCCTGCCGCATGTCCCGGTGTTCTTCGATATACTGCCGGATCCGCTGCGGAAGTTCATCCAGCAGAATCGAGCAGCGCGACACCTGCTGCGGTGTCAGAAAGCTGGACACATCTTTCAAAAACTCCTGCTTGTTGCGCAGCATCTGCTCCTGATCATGGGAGTTCTGCTCCACCAGAGTATTGACCTTCGTCTGGTCCGCTTTGGGATCCTGCGACAGCACATCAAGCTGGTCTCGACGGTCGCGCTGACCGCGCATCATCTCCTCCGTCGAATTCCGTAACTGCCGGAACCGTGGGAAAAACTTCTCCGCCTGCTCAGGAGTCAGGTTAAGCTCGGACGAGAACTTCCCAATGATCACCGTCTCGATCCGCTCGCGATTCGGACGCTGTCCGTCAGGCGGAGTCGGGCCGCCATCCGGTGGCTGCGCAAAGGCAGAAGCCATCAGGAAGAGCCCGGCAACGGCCGCCAGTAATTTAGAAGAAATTCGTGTCTTCAAGTTCGTTCAACACCTCCTGCAAGGTTTGGGGATCGAGACTGAGGAGTTCATCCGTCAGCGGCTGATCCGTATCCGTATCGAAATCCCAATTTGAAACGAGGTCGGGAACATCAAGGTAGACCGCCAATGACTCGGCATCCACCGACGCATCGGTCATTGAATCCGGCACCATGATGGCCGTCGGGTCAATCGCCGAGGCAAAGCTCTCCAGGGCCTGAGCATCTTGCGTCTGCATCGTTGCCATGGTCTGTGGCGTAACCTGATTTCCCGCCGTAAAAATCACCGCCATCATCAGTACGCAGACCGACGCCACCGCGCCGACTAACCGCCACGAACCGAAAAGTCCCCGTATCACGGGCTCTTTTTCAGCTTCAGCCAATTTATTACGCAAAGCCACCAGAAACGCTGCGTCGCTGGTCTTCGGCGTACCGTACAGATTCAGGTCCACAACCCGCCCCAGCGCCAGGCACTGCTTCAACTCCTGCGCGATCTCAGCATCCGTAATCGAAAGAGCCTTGGCTGCGGCAAGCTGCTCGGGGTCGAGCGTCGCAAGGGGCTCGCTCAAGACCTCAAGTAACTTCTCACGCGAATATGTGCATCTTTCCTGATCCACGGCTCTATTCCTTACCCTGCATGTACGGTCCCAGCTTGGCCCGCAGCTTCCTTACCGCCTGAAAGTAGTTCGCCTTAATCGTCCCCTCATCCCGGTCCATGATCTTCGCAATCTCGGCGTGCGGCAGTTCTCGAAAGTGTCTGAGAATGAACACCGCCCGCTGCTTCTCGGGGAGTTCCGAAATCGCCTGCCGGGCATGCTCGGACAGTTCGGACAACTCTACATCCTCATCGGCCTGCCTGTTGTCCGGCAACGTCGCCGCCACCTGCTCCAATCCGAGGAAGGTCCGCGTCTTCCGTTTTCGAAGCTGGTTCAGGCACAGGTTCACCGTGATCCGGTAGAGCCACGTGTAAAATGCCGAGTCCCCGCGGAAGCTGTCCATCGACCGGTAGGCCTTGATGAACACCTCCTGCGCCACGTCCTCCGCGTCATCTGTGCTGCCTAACATGCCGGCAGCCGTCAAATAGACGGCTTGCCGGTGTTTCAGCACAAGCTCGTTGAAGGCGCGCTCGCTTCCCGCCCGGAATTCCCGGACAAGATCGAGATCATCCTGGCCATCGGTCATGATGGGGTTCGCCTATAAGACACGCGAAATCCGCATAGGTTTAATGCCTATTTCCCCGCCGGGAAAACTGTCCCCAGAGTGAAACGGTGCAGATAACCCACTTCGCCCTGAGAAGTCAAGGCGTAGTCTAAGCTTAAGCTCTTCATGTGGAGCCCCAATCCTGCCGAAAAACCCGCCAGCGCGTCCTTGTTCGTCCCCACGCGCTCATCGAGGCCCACGGTATTGTAGCCGATTCTCCCCTGAATATACTGCGAGAACGTCAGCTCCAACCCACCCATGCCGCGGATCCCCTCTTTGTCCATATAATCCCCCGCTACGGAGAACCGCACCGGCAGATGCTCCAAAGGAACAGAGAACCCCAACCGGTAGCTGGTCGGCAGTTTGTCCTTCGTCTTCAGGTAGGCCGAGGTCGCAAAGCCCGCATTGAAGATGCCCGCGCCCACGTCCCAGTTCTTTACGCCTGTATGATAAAGTAAACCAACATCCGCCGCCATGGCCGAGGCCGTGTAGGAATCAATCGTCGAATTGAGGTACTTCAGCGAGATCCCGCCCTTCAAATTCTCGTACAATTCTCTCGCCGCGGATGCCGTCACCAGAAAATCTGAAGCCCCGAATTCGCCTGTTTTCTGGCCGAATTCCGTCGCCCGGTCAAACTTTCCATAGTCGAAATAGGTGAGCCCGAGCCCGAAAACGGCGATCCCGGAGAACGGTCTCGCGTACGCCAGACTGCCTGAATTGATGTCCAGCACGTGCTTGAAATAGCCCACTGTGCCCATCGGACGGGTCATGTCACCCAGTCCGGCGGGGTTGGCATACAGGCTTTGCAGGTCGCCACCGACGCCAATCTGGCTCCCCCCGAGGGCGCTATTCCGCGCAAATCCGTCCGTGCGGAACAGTTCAAAGCCCGTCATTCCCGCCGAAGCGGCAAAGGCCGAAGCTGCCGTCAGCACCAGCAGCGCAATCACCAGCGTTCGTCGCATGAAGATTCTCCCTATCGTGAAGATGAACCAACCATCAGGAACCCCATCACAGAATCATTATCTTCACGTCATTCAACACCCTTTTTACATGAATTAGTAGACTACAGCGATCTGTGAAGTGAGATCGACCCATTTTGGCTTCTTGGCTTCTTGGCTTCTTGGCTTCTTGGCTTCTCGGCGTCTCACTTCAAAACAAGAACTTTCACCGCCCGCACTCTCCCTCCCGCAGTCACCCGCAAAAGGTAGACCCCAGATGCTGCCTCTAAGTTACGATTATCCATCAAACTTATCAACTGCCCTCCCTGCCCCGCAACCTCCCTTTCCAGCAAACACCTCCCCAGCACATCATGCACTGAAATTCTCACTACCCCGTGCCCAAACCACCCCGGCGCAAGCTTAATGGAAGGCCAGCCATTGCTGGGGTTAGGGAAGACGGACACCGCGAAGGATAACGGCGGAAGGGTGACGGATGAAGTTGCTGACCAGCCGGTGGTGTGAAAGGTGAAGGCTCCGGTGTCCGGGAAGGCAGATACGTTTTCCCACATGTCTTCGGCGCGGTAATAGTAGACCCACTGGGTGGTGTCTTGGGGTACGGTCCACGTGCCGCGATAATCTACGGACGTGATCCGTTCGGAGAGTGGCACCACAAGTGAATCGGCTGATCCTTGCCGCCTCAGCACCACATCCATGCGCACGAGCGAGTCATTATCCATGGCCGAACCCATGAACTGCACGGTGGTACCCTGCCCCACATCGTTAGGCAGTGGGATGCCGATCTCGATTCCGGGAGCCAGTGTATCCACCGCCATGCGCCCAACCGCTGTGGCATAGTCACTTTGAGCATTCCAGTACACATGTACTTCGTCACCAATGAACTGACCGCCGCTATAGTCCAGTTGACCGACGTCCAGTCCCAATGGCTGCGCGGGATACCAATCCTTGCCGTGGTTAGCAGACATGCGATAATATACCCCCCATTGCGTGGTGTCTGGA from bacterium encodes the following:
- a CDS encoding succinate dehydrogenase; translation: MAYTTPAMKDRLGQTFRRDSWWATPSAMFLVFTGFVIYATIAAIVNPAAGPDRYYYDLDGAHFLSPFYSPNFHEMFPGVAAFRYFPAFWVVWLPIAFRVTCYYGRKAYYRSILLNPAGCAVGKGTDRGYKGETAFPWVINNLHRYFFYLIVLLVLFHWKHFYDAFHFEGGFGMSIGSLVVAADTILLTLYVASCHSFRHLLGGNVDCFSCAKAGHLRYEGWKGVSWLNQFHNFFFWASLIAVGFADFYIRMIAMGKCADVRFF
- a CDS encoding HIT domain-containing protein; translation: MDRLWAPWRMPYIMSTVKQNDEGCVFCRMLAEAEDERNLIIYRGGHAFVVMNLFPYNTGHLMVVPTRHTGDFASLAADEHLELDSLIARSHAALAKSLSPHGFNIGMNLGRASGAGIVDHLHYHIVPRWSGDANFMSVVADTKVISESLIDTWRRLKAAF
- the fusA gene encoding elongation factor G; this encodes MAQLSTDKIRNIGLFGHGHSGKTMLAEAMLYSMGVITRMGKVEEGTTVSDYSKQEMERQMSITAGVLRGTHHDHVINCIDTPGFADFVGEVFSSLRAVDLAVLVVDGSTGHDIGHSRVFNMATELGLPRMFYVTKLDREHIKWNETVDGLREEFGTHVSPIEFPVNAGLGFNVIASALTMKEYHYQDDGSGKVTEQPLSAAAKERADALRAQLMEVAAEADDALLEKFFENGELSDEDFERGIRQGIAKGTFFPVLCGSGARNIGVSRYVEFLTTYGPSPLNRPPVIGKGPNNGTQIEVKADANEAFSAFCFKTTAEAHVGELSFVRVYSGKVMQGADLLNPNQSKTEKVGQIFYISGKTRIPAEQFIAGEIGAMVKLKTTRTGDTLCDSKRPVQFADIAFPEPVLETAVVPKNKGDEDKIASGLNALRAEDPSFTLYQDAELGQMVLKGQGDLHLNNILSRLKERTNVDADMVEPKVPYRETIRGSADAEGKHKKQSGGRGQYGLVWLKLEPKPRGEGYEFVDAIVGGAIPTKFVPAVDKGIQDTTPRGVIAGYPVVDVRVTAFDGKYHDVDSSEMAFKIAGRLGFRAAFKKAKPVILEPVFDLMVKVPEEYMGDVMGDLSSRRGKILGMESEGRYQIIRAKVPQKELYRYATALRSMSQGRGAATQNFSHYEEVPPEIQQRLVAEYVEEKEEE
- a CDS encoding glycosyltransferase family 2 protein — translated: MSHPLLSILIVSYNTRDLLADCLRSLRRVADEAPFETIVVDNASSDGSADYVVEQFPEVRLIRLDRNIGFAAAMNEAIEACQGGLFLALNPDAVVPAGTLRKLMDFMVMNPTAAVAGAVLTYADGSLQGSTFRFPSLFREFWNFLPELKAILRPQVTWLKVTDVHKPREPIQVDCVSGAALMARTDAVKQIGGFDGEFFLYHEEMDLCTRLRKAGWEVWSVRQAQVIHLDAKASGYRQNRLPHQPVLGWRIGGMDRLWWKHKSRRQHALWRTQGCALLRLRIALIGGGMLFSQACRDRVHELVKIVKMLHEPADSKRQKAAAKVRRD
- a CDS encoding Rrf2 family transcriptional regulator, whose amino-acid sequence is MQITMTTEYAVRALLYLCSGDVNSPRRIGEVASGAQVPESYLRKIVPVLTKAGFVRSSVGVTGGIQLAVSATELTLLDVFEAVEGKMFLNKCLIHHNVCHRSPYCAVHVVWSGVQEQIKTSLRAKTLADLATETAANFASYMSMAAGAKAAPAPVSN
- a CDS encoding cytochrome ubiquinol oxidase subunit I; this translates as MNLDVELLSRIQFAMTVGFHFLFPPITIGLAWLLVIIEWLGWRKNSADYVRLGKFFGRILALTFAVGVATGIVMEFQFGTNWAQYSKFVGDIFGAPLAAEGVLAFFLESAFLGLYLFGRNRVSKGMHWFSSLMVAFGATLSAFWIIVANSWQQTPAGYSLNATAHRAELSDFWAAAFNPSTLPRYFHTVDAALIAGAFLVAGLSAYLILHNKEAALAQKSMRIAIIFGLVASCLEIFPFGHEHGRQVAATQPEKFAAMNGLYTSVEGAPIVLFAVPQDQPPPVLRAEIKIPGLLSWLAFGDAHAHVQGINEFPPENIPPLFLTFVSYHNMVLLGMYFVGIMVLATFLLRNGVLFEKKWLLKLFVFSIPLPLLACQLGWMAAEVGRQPWIVYHLMRTRDAFSPVLSEGQVWFSLTLLTLMYAFLGVTYVYLLKKKLAVGPVALTGKEK
- the cydB gene encoding cytochrome d ubiquinol oxidase subunit II, with the translated sequence MDLNTIWFLLVGILIIGYAILDGYDLGIGALHFFAKNERERRIHLNAIGPLWDGNEVWLLTGGGALFAAFPVVYATVFSGLYTALMLLLAALIFRAVAIEFRSKVEDSRWRSFWDYAFSIGSILPAVLLGIAFGNILRGLPLDQQGNYTGSFFGLLNPFSVLVGLVSLAAFTAHGAIFLAMKSDGELLKRLSALIPKLWLSFVALYLVASVTAVFTAPLLFDDSLSDPLFWILLLPLVGAMLYMPVAAKSGKFFRAFIASSVTIALMIGEAALSLFPRLVPSLTDVRYSLDIYNAASTPQTQTIMLIIALIGMPLVLLYTVYIHRVFRGQVILHEDSY
- a CDS encoding periplasmic heavy metal sensor; the encoded protein is MKTRISSKLLAAVAGLFLMASAFAQPPDGGPTPPDGQRPNRERIETVIIGKFSSELNLTPEQAEKFFPRFRQLRNSTEEMMRGQRDRRDQLDVLSQDPKADQTKVNTLVEQNSHDQEQMLRNKQEFLKDVSSFLTPQQVSRCSILLDELPQRIRQYIEEHRDMRQDHRMGPPADRQRSRRGY
- a CDS encoding sigma-70 family RNA polymerase sigma factor, with amino-acid sequence MTDGQDDLDLVREFRAGSERAFNELVLKHRQAVYLTAAGMLGSTDDAEDVAQEVFIKAYRSMDSFRGDSAFYTWLYRITVNLCLNQLRKRKTRTFLGLEQVAATLPDNRQADEDVELSELSEHARQAISELPEKQRAVFILRHFRELPHAEIAKIMDRDEGTIKANYFQAVRKLRAKLGPYMQGKE